One Aegilops tauschii subsp. strangulata cultivar AL8/78 chromosome 7, Aet v6.0, whole genome shotgun sequence genomic window carries:
- the LOC109768429 gene encoding protein argonaute 1B: protein MVRKKRTGTGESSGEASGAPGQGSSQPAERAPPQQHQQHGGGRGWVPQQGGRGGGQHLGRGGQYQGQGGPAAHRPGGPPEYQQREYQGRGHPGGGPPEYQPRDYQGRGHPGGGPPEYQPRDPQGRGHPGGAPPEYQPRGPQGRGHPGGAPPEYQPRGPQGRGHPGGAPPEYQPRGPQGRGHPGGGPPEYQPRDPQGRGHPGGGPPEYQQRDYQGRGGPRPRGGGMPQPSYGGHMGGRGGHNVPPGQSRTVPELHQAPDVQYQAPVVSPSASGAGSSSQPAAEVSSGQVEQQFQKLDISDQSSTSQAIQPAPASSKSVRFPLRPGMGKCGDRCVVKANHFFAELPDKDLHQYDVTITPEVTSRGVNRAVIAELVKLYRQSHMNGRLPAYDGRKSLYTAGPLPFTSRTFEIALQDEDEGLVGGQATPRRERQFRVVIKYAARADLHHLAMFLAGRQPDAPQEALQVLDIVLRELPTARYSPVSRSFYSPNLGRRQRLGDGLESWRGFYQSIRPTQMGLSLNIDMSSTAFIEPLPVIEFVAQLLCRDISVRPLTDSDRVKIKKALRGVKVEVTHRGNMRRKYRISGLTSQATRELSFPVDDRGTVKTVVQYFLETYGFNIQHTTLPCLQVGNQQRPNYLPMEVCKIVEGQRYSKRLNEKQITALLKVTCQRPQEREKDILQTVHHNAYYEDPYAQEFGIKIDEQLASVEARVLPPPRLKYHDSGREKDVLPRVGQWNMMNKKMVNGGRVGHWACINFSRNVQDNAAKVFCHELAIMCQISGMNFAPEPVLPVLSARPEHVERALKARYHDAMNASKPPGKELDLLIVILPDNNGSLYGDLKRICETELGLVSQCCLTKHVFKMSKQYLANVALKINVKVGGRNTVLVDALARRIRLVTDRPTIIFGADVTHPHPGEDSSPSIAAVVASQDWPEITKYAGLVSAQAHRQELIQDLFKVWQDPQRGTVTGGMIKELLISFKRATGQKPQRIIFYRDGVSEGQFYQVLLFELDAIRKACASLEPNYQPPVTFVVVQKRHHTRLFANNHNDQRTVDRSGNILPGTVVDSKICHPTEFDFYLCSHAGIQGTSRPAHYHVLWDENKFTADELQTLTNNLCYTYARCTRSVSIVPPAYYAHLAAFRARFYMEPDTSDSGSVASGARGGPPQGGPRSSTRFGNVAVRPLPALKENVKRVMFYC, encoded by the exons ATGGTTAGGAAGAAAAGAACCGGCACTGGAGAGAGTTCCGGAGAGGCTTCGGGAGCTCCTGGACAGGGTTCCTCGCAGCCAGCTGAGAGAGCTCCTCCTCAACAGCATCAACAGCATGGTGGTGGACGTGGTTGGGTGCCTCAacagggtggccgtggtggtggGCAACACCTAGGCCGTGGTGGACAGTATCAGGGCCAGGGAGGGCCAGCTGCACACCGTCCAGGTGGCCCACCCGAATATCAGCAGCGTGAATATCAGGGCCGTGGACATCCAGGTGGTGGTCCACCTGAATATCAACCGCGCGACTATCAGGGCCGTGGACATCCAGGTGGTGGGCCACCTGAATATCAACCGCGCGACCCTCAGGGCCGTGGACATCCAGGTGGTGCTCCACCTGAATATCAACCGCGCGGCCCTCAGGGCCGTGGACATCCTGGTGGTGCTCCACCTGAATATCAACCGCGCGGCCCTCAGGGCCGTGGACATCCTGGTGGTGCTCCACCTGAATATCAACCGCGCGGCCCTCAGGGCCGTGGACATCCAGGTGGTGGTCCACCTGAATATCAACCGCGCGACCCTCAGGGCCGTGGACATCCAGGTGGCGGTCCACCTGAATATCAACAGCGTGACTATCAGGGACGTGGTGGTCCACGCCCTAGAGGGGGTGGAATGCCGCAGCCATCCTATGGCGGGCATATGGGAGGACGTGGAGGACACAATGTTCCTCCAGGCCAGTCAAGAACAGTTCCCGAGCTGCACCAAGCCCCAGACGTCCAATATCAAGCCCCGGTGGTTTCACCATCCGCATCGGGAGCTGGCTCTTCCTCTCAGCCTGCGGCGGAGGTGAGCAGTGGACAAGTCGAGcaacagtttcagaaacttgACATCAGTGATCAAAGTTCGACCAGCCAAGCCATTCAACCGGCACCTGCATCAAGCAAATCAGTTCGATTCCCATTGCGCCCTGGAATGGGTAAATGTGGGGATAGGTGTGTGGTGAAAGCCAATCATTTCTTCGCGGAGCTCCCTGATAAAGACCTTCACCAATACGAC GTGACCATAACGCCAGAGGTTACATCGCGCGGTGTTAATCGTGCTGTGATTGCAGAACTTGTAAAGCTGTATAGACAATCTCATATGAATGGACGTCTACCTGCCTATGATGGAAGGAAGAGCCTTTATACAGCTGGGCCATTACCGTTTACTTCGAGGACATTTGAAATTGCTCTGCAAGATGAAGATGAAGGCCTTGTTGGTGGGCAAGCCACGCCAAG GCGTGAGAGACAATTCAGGGTGGTGATCAAATATGCTGCCCGTGCTGATCTCCATCATTTGGCTATGTTTCTAGCCGGGAGGCAACCAGATGCACCTCAAGAAGCTCTTCAGGTGCTTGACATTGTGCTACGGGAATTGCCTACTGCCAG GTATTCCCCAGTTAGTAGATCATTTTATTCTCCCAACCTAGGGAGACGTCAGAGACTTGGGGACGGTTTGGAAAGTTGGCGTGGATTTTACCAGAGTATAAGACCTACGCAGATGGGGCTTTCGCTGAATATTG ATATGTCTTCTACAGCATTTATCGAGCCTCTCCCTGTGATTGAGTTTGTTGCTCAGCTTCTGTGCAGAGACATCTCAGTTAGACCGCTCACTGATTCAGATCGTGTGAAG ATTAAAAAAGCCCTACGAGGTGTAAAGGTTGAGGTTACACATCGAGGAAACATGCGTAGGAAATACCGTATATCTGGCCTCACATCACAAGCAACACGAGAGCTATC ATTCCCTGTTGATGATCGTGGTACTGTTAAGACTGTGGTGCAATACTTCCTGGAGACGTATGGTTTCAATATTCAGCACACCACTTTACCTTGCTTGCAAGTCGGTAATCAGCAAAGGCCGAATTATCTCCCCATGGAG GTTTGTAAGATTGTTGAAGGACAACGCTACTCAAAACGACTGAATGAAAaacaaataactgctctactgaAAGTGACTTGCCAGCGCCCTCAAGAGCGTGAGAAGGACATCTTGCAG ACTGTGCATCACAATGCATACTATGAAGATCCATATGCACAGGAATTTGGCATAAAAATAGATGAGCAACTTGCATCGGTTGAAGCTCGTGTTCTGCCTCCGCCAAGG CTTAAGTACCATGATAGTGGCAGAGAGAAGGATGTCTTACCCAGGGTCGGCCAAtggaacatgatgaacaag AAAATGGTCAATGGTGGTAGAGTCGGCCACTGGGCATGTATTAACTTCTCTCGGAATGTTCAAGATAATGCTGCCAAGGTTTTCTGTCATGAGTTGGCTATAATGTGCCAAATATCTGGAATG AACTTTGCACCTGAACCTGTGCTGCCCGTACTTAGTGCGAGGCCTGAACACGTGGAAAGAGCACTGAAGGCACGTTATCATGATGCCATGAACGCAAGCAAACCCCCGGGCAAAGAACTTGACCTGCTAATTGTTATACTGCCAGATAATAATGGTTCTCTTTATG GGGACCTTAAAAGAATTTGTGAGACTGAACTTGGATTGGTATCCCAGTGTTGTCTTACAAAACATGTTTTTAAGATGAGCAAGCAGTATCTTGCAAATGTAGCTCTCAAAATCAATGTTAAG GTGGGGGGAAGGAATACTGTTCTTGTGGATGCTTTGGCAAGGAGGATTCGCCTTGTTACCGACAGACCGACCATAATATTTGGTGCTGATGTTACACATCCCCACCCTGGAGAAGATTCTAGCCCTTCCATTGCAGCT GTGGTTGCTTCTCAAGACTGGCCTGAGATAACCAAGTACGCAGGATTAGTGAGTGCCCAAGCCCATAGGCAAGAGCTGATACAGGATCTTTTTAAAGTATGGCAAGATCCCCAAAGAGGAACTGTTACTGGTGGCATGATCAA GGAGCTTCTCATATCTTTCAAGAGGGCAACTGGACAGAAACCTCAGAGAATCATATTTTACAG GGATGGTGTCAGTGAGGGACAGTTCTATCAAGTTCTGTTGTTTGAACTTGATGCCATTCGTAAG GCCTGTGCATCCTTGGAGCCCAATTATCAGCCTCCAGTTACCTTTGTGGTTGTCCAGAAGCGTCATCACACCAGGCTTTTCGCTAACAATCACAATGATCAGCGTACTGTTGATAGAAGCGGGAACATACTGCCTG GCACCGTTGTTGACTCGAAGATCTGCCATCCGACAGAATTCGATTTCTACTTGTGCAGCCATGCTGGCATTCAG GGAACAAGCCGGCCTGCTCATTATCATGTTCTGTGGGACGAGAACAAATTTACTGCTGATGAGTTGCAAACTCTCACAAACAACTTGTGCTACAC ATATGCTCGATGCACCCGCTCCGTATCAATTG TTCCTCCCGCATATTATGCACATCTGGCAGCCTTCCGGGCTCGGTTCTACATGGAGCCGGACACCTCTGACAGCGGGTCCGTGGCTAGCGGTGCACGTGGTGGTCCTCCACAGGGCGGTCCACGCAGCAGCACCAGGTTCGGGAATGTTGCTGTCAGGCCTCTCCCTGCCCTCAAGGAAAACGTCAAGCGCGTCATGTTTTACTGCTAG